From Rhodothermus sp., one genomic window encodes:
- a CDS encoding TonB-dependent receptor gives MIRMWSIRLLALLLFPTLALAQNTGKLSGRVVDASTGEPLPGANVFLEGTTLGTSTDVNGGYTIFEIPPGTYTVVASFVGYVTVRQENVQIIAGITTRLDFELRPAAIEGEEVVVVAARPLVNPTATNAVRRLDREEFEKLPTRAVSTYYAIQPGVTLLNGEVYIRGGRPDETEYLLEGISSRSLIGTDNVIPVIPEALEEIQVFAGGYSAELGGANAGIVQQVLRTGGPQLSGMVQYESDFVADAFNNTYSYGYNDLTFTLGGPLVWNQHRFFVALNYRTTDDYNPMFWYGANLDYRENGGLCVNDPEQRCIPPIDDVRGDTAVASLRWEDGKLPGIGRPLEELRLNGTLLFDFNPLRIRFGGALLTANRRINTLPTRNFYNQERIPRRDDLRWLASMQATYFLSSNTYLEGTLGLFQYNFEVYDPLFDPPKADGQGGAVLNVVNYYNREAVREALSDKPDLADLYTRFWQGQYQQPPLYRFHTFRFHRPGRVLTAYQRREQSYWNVSLGLVSQQENHELRLGGHYQRWTVREYVLSGSGLASILQNDPSYIDQIKAEAPEVAFRIRQDGWGGYGYDEFMNKVDSGLDGPKHPVTASLYINDKIEFNDIIVNAGLRWDYFDMDLWTVDDLSNPAYDPNNATVLGADEAPNGLKAAPAKSVLQPRLGLSFPVTDRTVFHLQYGKFAQMPDMGFAYTRRSRMALIFSGRFFFASPFAFELEPIKTTQYEIGFSHQFTDFSAFDITAFYRKTEGQLEIIRVDTDPTSPANPYNLFTNGDFSIARGIEISLRTRRVGGVMAMFNYTLTDAKGTNSEPGGQVSALENGTAPPSLLQPLEFEQRHRGSIVLDYRTGAEQPMALQNLSVNLLFSFNSGHRFTRSTGGVGQRGADEGALLTDSDPRNRVPLEPLNSSTTPWYFRTDLRIEKGFSFGRATATAYMYIENLLNRRNPINVYLRTGNPFDDGFLSNPELSEEIVRGQGPDYVYYYQQINLRNRQHYIADEGVDLFDRPRQVRLGLRVEF, from the coding sequence ATGATTCGCATGTGGAGCATACGTCTACTGGCGCTCCTGCTTTTCCCGACACTAGCGTTAGCTCAGAACACGGGAAAGCTATCAGGACGCGTTGTGGATGCGAGCACCGGTGAGCCCCTGCCTGGTGCTAACGTTTTTTTAGAGGGGACTACGCTGGGTACCTCGACGGATGTTAATGGGGGATACACCATTTTTGAAATTCCACCGGGTACCTACACGGTGGTCGCCAGCTTCGTGGGGTACGTTACGGTGCGGCAGGAAAATGTCCAGATCATTGCGGGAATTACCACGCGTCTGGACTTTGAGCTGCGGCCGGCTGCCATCGAAGGAGAGGAGGTAGTGGTGGTGGCGGCCCGGCCCCTGGTGAATCCGACAGCTACGAATGCCGTCCGCCGTCTGGACCGTGAAGAGTTTGAAAAATTGCCGACGCGGGCGGTTTCCACCTATTACGCCATCCAGCCGGGTGTTACGCTGCTTAACGGGGAGGTTTACATCCGTGGGGGACGTCCGGACGAGACCGAGTATCTGCTGGAAGGCATCAGCTCGCGCAGTCTGATCGGTACGGATAACGTCATTCCGGTTATTCCCGAGGCGCTTGAAGAGATTCAGGTCTTTGCCGGTGGATACAGTGCCGAGCTAGGGGGAGCCAATGCCGGGATTGTGCAGCAGGTGCTTCGGACGGGTGGTCCTCAGCTCAGCGGAATGGTGCAGTACGAAAGCGACTTTGTGGCTGATGCCTTTAACAACACCTACTCGTACGGCTATAATGATCTAACCTTCACGCTGGGTGGGCCGCTGGTGTGGAATCAGCATCGCTTCTTTGTGGCGCTCAACTACCGCACCACAGATGACTACAACCCCATGTTCTGGTACGGCGCCAACCTGGACTACAGAGAAAATGGCGGGTTGTGCGTCAATGATCCGGAGCAGCGGTGCATTCCGCCCATTGATGATGTTCGAGGTGACACGGCAGTAGCTTCTTTGCGGTGGGAAGACGGCAAGTTGCCGGGTATCGGGCGGCCGCTGGAGGAGCTCCGGCTGAACGGTACATTGCTGTTCGACTTCAATCCGTTGCGGATTCGCTTTGGTGGCGCACTGCTAACGGCCAACCGGCGCATCAATACGCTTCCGACTCGCAACTTCTACAACCAGGAACGTATTCCACGGCGAGATGACCTGCGCTGGCTGGCCAGCATGCAGGCCACCTATTTCCTGAGCAGTAACACCTATCTGGAGGGAACGCTGGGGCTGTTTCAGTACAACTTTGAGGTGTACGATCCGCTCTTCGATCCGCCCAAAGCAGATGGCCAGGGAGGCGCGGTCCTGAACGTGGTGAATTACTACAACCGTGAGGCCGTGCGAGAAGCGCTGAGCGATAAGCCAGATCTGGCTGATCTGTACACGCGCTTCTGGCAGGGGCAGTATCAGCAGCCGCCTCTGTACCGGTTCCATACATTCCGTTTCCACCGTCCCGGACGTGTGCTGACCGCCTATCAGCGGCGTGAGCAGTCCTACTGGAACGTGTCGCTGGGGTTGGTTTCGCAGCAGGAGAATCATGAGCTGCGACTGGGTGGCCATTATCAGCGCTGGACCGTCCGGGAATATGTGCTCAGTGGAAGCGGCCTGGCCTCCATCCTTCAAAATGATCCCAGCTATATTGACCAGATCAAGGCGGAGGCACCGGAAGTTGCCTTCCGGATTCGTCAGGATGGATGGGGTGGCTATGGCTATGACGAGTTCATGAACAAAGTGGATAGCGGTTTGGATGGCCCCAAACATCCAGTAACTGCTTCGCTGTATATCAACGATAAAATCGAGTTCAACGACATCATTGTTAATGCCGGATTGCGGTGGGACTATTTCGATATGGATCTGTGGACGGTAGACGACCTGAGCAATCCGGCTTACGACCCGAACAACGCGACGGTACTGGGAGCCGATGAAGCACCTAATGGGCTGAAGGCGGCACCGGCCAAATCGGTGCTTCAGCCGCGGCTCGGTCTGTCCTTCCCGGTCACCGATCGCACCGTCTTCCACCTGCAGTACGGGAAGTTTGCTCAGATGCCGGATATGGGATTTGCCTATACCCGGCGCTCCCGCATGGCGCTGATTTTCAGCGGTCGGTTCTTCTTTGCCAGTCCGTTTGCTTTCGAGCTGGAGCCGATCAAGACCACGCAGTACGAAATCGGATTCAGCCATCAGTTTACGGACTTTTCGGCCTTTGACATCACGGCCTTCTATCGGAAGACGGAAGGACAGCTTGAAATCATCCGGGTCGATACCGATCCTACTTCGCCCGCTAACCCCTACAACCTGTTTACAAATGGCGACTTCTCCATCGCTCGGGGTATTGAGATCAGCCTGCGGACGCGACGGGTGGGTGGCGTAATGGCCATGTTCAACTATACGCTGACCGACGCTAAGGGCACCAACTCGGAGCCTGGCGGGCAGGTCTCTGCGCTCGAAAATGGAACGGCGCCTCCCTCGCTCCTACAACCGCTGGAGTTTGAGCAGCGCCATCGGGGATCCATTGTGCTGGATTACCGGACGGGCGCTGAACAGCCAATGGCGCTGCAGAATCTGTCGGTGAACCTGCTGTTTTCCTTCAACAGCGGGCATCGCTTCACGCGAAGCACCGGTGGAGTAGGACAGCGAGGGGCTGACGAAGGAGCGCTGCTGACCGACAGCGACCCGCGTAACCGAGTACCGCTGGAACCGCTGAACTCCTCCACGACACCCTGGTATTTCCGGACGGATCTGCGCATCGAGAAAGGGTTTTCCTTTGGCCGGGCAACCGCAACGGCCTATATGTACATCGAGAACCTGCTCAACCGGCGCAATCCAATTAACGTGTACCTGCGTACGGGTAATCCCTTCGACGACGGCTTCTTGAGCAATCCGGAGTTGAGCGAGGAAATTGTGCGGGGACAGGGACCGGATTATGTCTACTACTATCAGCAGATAAACCTGCGCAACCGACAGCACTACATCGCCGACGAGGGGGTAGATCTCTTCGATCGGCCACGGCAGGTGCGGCTTGGACTGCGCGTAGAGTTCTAA
- the radC gene encoding DNA repair protein RadC has translation MSRNAHTADEPLLRYQVPINQWDEADRPREKLMRRGPSALSDAELIALIFGSGTRTKQGSISAVQLGQALLRAYGSLYALAQRDLKELTRVAGVGPAKAVQLVAAFEIGRRVEAQRPGRRIQVRTPADVAACYGPLLRDLKREVFKIVLLNTANYIIADYTISEGGLAASIVEPRAVFQRAILDNAAGIICVHNHPSGNPEPSVEDVRITRQLVEAGRLLGIPVHDHIIIAGTTYTSLAERGLIG, from the coding sequence ATGTCTCGCAATGCACATACTGCGGACGAGCCACTCCTGCGCTATCAGGTGCCTATCAACCAGTGGGATGAAGCTGATCGTCCGCGTGAAAAACTCATGCGCCGTGGACCTTCGGCGCTTTCCGATGCCGAACTGATTGCACTGATTTTTGGCAGTGGTACGCGCACGAAGCAGGGATCTATTTCGGCGGTACAACTCGGACAGGCGCTGCTTCGGGCCTATGGCTCGCTCTATGCGCTGGCGCAACGTGATCTGAAGGAATTAACGCGGGTGGCCGGGGTAGGACCAGCCAAGGCTGTGCAGCTTGTGGCTGCCTTCGAGATTGGCCGTCGTGTCGAAGCGCAACGTCCTGGTCGACGCATTCAGGTGCGCACGCCGGCCGATGTGGCTGCCTGCTACGGTCCGCTTCTGCGTGATCTTAAGCGAGAAGTCTTCAAAATCGTGTTGCTCAACACGGCCAACTACATTATTGCCGACTACACGATCAGCGAAGGGGGACTGGCGGCCAGCATCGTCGAGCCCCGGGCGGTTTTCCAGCGAGCTATCCTCGACAACGCAGCCGGCATCATCTGTGTGCACAACCACCCTTCCGGCAATCCGGAACCCAGTGTCGAGGATGTTCGGATCACGCGTCAGCTTGTCGAAGCCGGACGCCTGCTGGGCATTCCCGTGCACGACCATATTATCATTGCCGGCACTACCTATACGTCGCTGGCCGAGCGTGGGCTGATCGGTTAG
- the rho gene encoding transcription termination factor Rho, which yields MSEQTFRGILELIGDKKFGFVREFRPDLPKGKNDPFVAPPVIRRYKLRDGVLIEGTLRPGRKGDMQVDEIHSIMGVAPEVWAETDDFESGQIVYPDEKFNLVTGPTDYAMRVVDLAAPIGKGQRALIVAPPRTGKTVLLKKIAAGIAQNHPEVKLVALLVDERPEEVTDFRRSTPAIVFASSNDREEDNHIRVSTLALEFSKRLVELKHDVVLLLDSLTRLGRTFNLYVESSGRTLSGGLDARALQIPRRIFGAARNIGGGGSLTIIATALIETGSRMDEVIFEEFKGTGNAEIVLDREMADKRIYPAINLRKSGTRNEELLIGDRIEQYHRLFRALNSRPPIEAMQALLRHMQQTQTNEELLNSLVPVE from the coding sequence ATGAGCGAACAGACATTTCGCGGGATTCTGGAGTTGATCGGGGACAAAAAGTTTGGCTTTGTGCGGGAATTTCGCCCCGATCTTCCCAAGGGCAAGAACGATCCTTTTGTGGCGCCGCCTGTCATTCGGCGGTATAAGTTGCGTGATGGGGTGCTGATCGAAGGGACGCTGCGTCCGGGCCGCAAGGGCGACATGCAGGTAGATGAGATCCATTCGATCATGGGGGTGGCGCCTGAAGTCTGGGCCGAAACCGACGATTTTGAGTCCGGGCAGATCGTCTATCCGGACGAAAAGTTCAACCTGGTTACTGGCCCGACCGACTACGCCATGCGTGTGGTGGACCTGGCTGCGCCGATTGGCAAGGGGCAGCGGGCATTGATCGTGGCGCCGCCGCGCACCGGCAAAACGGTATTGCTCAAAAAGATCGCGGCCGGTATAGCCCAGAACCATCCCGAGGTCAAACTGGTGGCCTTGCTGGTGGATGAGCGGCCGGAAGAGGTGACTGACTTTCGCCGTTCGACGCCCGCGATCGTTTTTGCTTCGTCCAATGACCGCGAAGAGGACAATCACATTCGCGTATCGACGTTGGCGCTGGAGTTTTCCAAGCGACTTGTCGAGCTGAAGCACGACGTAGTATTGCTGCTCGACTCGCTCACACGGCTGGGGCGCACGTTCAACCTGTATGTAGAGAGCAGTGGCCGTACGCTCTCAGGCGGACTGGACGCTCGGGCGTTGCAGATTCCACGGCGCATCTTCGGTGCAGCCCGCAACATTGGCGGAGGCGGGTCGCTGACCATCATCGCCACAGCGCTCATTGAGACAGGCAGCCGGATGGATGAGGTGATCTTTGAGGAGTTCAAAGGGACTGGCAACGCCGAGATCGTACTCGATCGAGAAATGGCCGACAAACGCATTTACCCGGCCATCAACCTGCGCAAGAGCGGCACGCGCAACGAAGAACTCCTTATCGGAGATCGAATCGAACAATACCACCGGCTGTTTCGGGCGCTGAATTCGCGGCCGCCGATCGAGGCCATGCAGGCCCTGCTACGCCACATGCAGCAGACGCAGACGAACGAAGAGCTGCTGAACAGCCTGGTACCTGTGGAGTAA
- a CDS encoding glycine--tRNA ligase encodes MQDRLEKIVSLSKRRGFIFPSSEIYGGLAAVYDYGPLGVELKRNVQQRWWEAMVYEHENIVGLDAAILMHPMVWKASGHVDAFNDPLIDDRQSKRRYRADQLIEDYIEKLRAKGKTERAEALHQRLVEALHAEDMPRALYEIIMDERIPSPDSGAFDWTEVRQFNLMFVTHVGPVASEDTKVYLRPETAQGIFVNFHNVKDSSRLQIPFGIAQIGKAFRNEIVARQFIFRMREFEQMEMQYFVKPGTQMEAFEAWKEKRLQWHIENGIRPDHLRFHVHEKLAHYADAAVDIQYLFPMGWQEVEGIHSRTDYDLRRHQEFSGKKMEYFDPQTQERYIPYVVETSAGLDRTILMLLCEAYDEEEVEGETRVVLRLHPRLAPIKVAVLPLVRKDGMPERAQALARDLRPFLNTFYDEKGAIGRRYRRMDEVGTPFCVTIDSQTLEDGTVTVRDRDTMQQVRIHETQVLSYLQDRLRQPTTVG; translated from the coding sequence ATGCAGGATCGGCTCGAAAAGATTGTCTCGCTCAGCAAGCGTCGGGGATTCATCTTTCCTTCGTCAGAAATCTATGGAGGACTGGCGGCTGTGTACGACTACGGCCCACTGGGCGTTGAGCTCAAGCGCAATGTGCAGCAGCGCTGGTGGGAGGCTATGGTCTATGAGCATGAAAACATTGTAGGGCTTGATGCCGCGATTCTGATGCATCCGATGGTCTGGAAGGCCTCGGGCCATGTAGATGCTTTCAATGATCCTCTGATCGATGACCGTCAGTCGAAACGACGCTACCGGGCCGATCAACTGATTGAGGACTACATCGAAAAGCTTCGGGCAAAAGGTAAGACGGAACGGGCTGAAGCGCTGCACCAGCGTCTGGTTGAGGCGCTCCATGCCGAAGATATGCCAAGAGCGCTCTATGAAATTATCATGGATGAACGCATTCCGTCACCGGATTCGGGAGCCTTCGACTGGACGGAGGTGCGGCAGTTCAACCTGATGTTTGTGACGCATGTGGGGCCGGTAGCCTCCGAGGATACCAAGGTGTACCTGCGTCCGGAGACAGCCCAGGGCATCTTTGTCAACTTTCATAACGTGAAGGATTCGTCGCGCCTGCAGATTCCTTTTGGTATTGCCCAGATCGGGAAGGCTTTTCGGAATGAAATTGTCGCCCGGCAATTCATTTTCCGAATGCGTGAGTTTGAGCAGATGGAAATGCAGTACTTTGTGAAGCCGGGCACGCAGATGGAAGCGTTCGAGGCCTGGAAGGAGAAGCGGTTGCAGTGGCACATTGAGAACGGCATTCGGCCCGATCACCTGCGCTTCCACGTGCACGAGAAGCTGGCGCACTACGCCGATGCAGCTGTTGATATTCAGTACCTGTTTCCGATGGGCTGGCAGGAGGTCGAGGGGATTCATTCACGGACAGACTACGACCTGCGGCGGCATCAGGAGTTTTCCGGCAAGAAGATGGAGTACTTCGATCCGCAGACGCAGGAGCGCTATATCCCCTACGTGGTGGAGACGTCGGCCGGACTGGACCGCACGATCCTGATGCTGCTCTGTGAGGCATACGACGAAGAAGAAGTCGAAGGGGAAACGCGTGTGGTGCTTCGGTTGCATCCGCGCCTGGCCCCCATCAAGGTGGCGGTGCTCCCCCTGGTGCGCAAAGACGGCATGCCCGAGCGGGCGCAGGCCCTGGCACGCGACCTGCGGCCTTTTCTGAACACGTTCTACGACGAAAAAGGCGCCATCGGACGCCGCTACCGGCGCATGGACGAAGTGGGCACGCCCTTCTGCGTGACAATCGATAGCCAGACGCTGGAAGATGGCACCGTGACCGTACGCGACCGCGACACCATGCAGCAGGTGCGCATCCACGAAACGCAGGTCCTCTCCTACCTCCAGGACCGCCTGCGGCAACCAACAACAGTCGGCTAA